One Punica granatum isolate Tunisia-2019 chromosome 3, ASM765513v2, whole genome shotgun sequence genomic window carries:
- the LOC116198994 gene encoding protein BUNDLE SHEATH DEFECTIVE 2, chloroplastic produces MVPPQLRVLGGSAAIILGGFVTINVVSAVTMSVVRTVTERKRKKISLPCMVCKGKGFYICKLCRGNATIQWSPLYDPVAINPCVCPTCEGNRIQRCLNCLGKGYS; encoded by the exons ATGGTGCCACCGCAGCTGAGAGTGCTGGGTGGCAGCGCCGCCATAATCTTGGGCGGGTTCGTCACCATCAACGTCGTCTCTGCTGTCACAATGTCGGTGGTGCGAACGGTGACGGAGAGGAAAAGG AAGAAGATTTCATTGCCCTGTATGGTCTGCAAAGGCAAAGGATTCTACATTTGCAAGCTTTGCAGAGGGAACGCAACAATACAATGGTCTCCGCTTTATGATCCCGTTGCCATAAATCCCTGCGTTTGCCCAACATGTGAAGGAAACAG GATACAACGCTGTCTCAATTGCTTGGGGAAGGGCTATAGTTGA